A single region of the Micropterus dolomieu isolate WLL.071019.BEF.003 ecotype Adirondacks linkage group LG18, ASM2129224v1, whole genome shotgun sequence genome encodes:
- the lrrn2 gene encoding leucine-rich repeat neuronal protein 2, which yields MRPTLVFLQTQCLLCMFVGICVPGVVGSLPHALPWHVSCPVRCVCQIKPWFSPDSVYHEAPTVDCNDLLLTKLPTPIPTNTHTLRLQSNLLSELDTVVLHGLPNLTDLDLSQNRFSRVRSITQSSSLPSLLSLHLEENHLSRLPDASFSSLPTLQELFLSHNNLHSIAPGAFTGLDSLLRLHINNNRLTTVDPRWFSALPRLEVLMLGGNPVEAMPERGFLALKSLRSLVLGGMGLRGLTEKALEGLEDLESLSFYDNLLTKVPTQALKRVPGLKFLDLNKNRIKLIETGDFRDMVHLKELGLNNMEELVSIERAALENLPELTKLEITNNPRLSYIHPQAFHQLSRLESLMLNSNALSALHQQIMLSLPSLQEVSLHSNPLRCDCLFHWAAEEASHPQDTQTDTQTPRMVRFIQPQATLCSEPPELRARRVREVSSREMSASCLPMIPTSSLPSYVGVREGGKLVLHCRALADPQPKLSWVTPSGLRLGPVPSHASKGLTAPAPCHSMAASEGFNHTSAFRVSPSQAKDDTPCNPFKHYRLLPEGTLELNKVTLSDAGLYTCVAENALGADTRSVSVGVHGREKKRKRGMAANMKEYPLFRADAKLEVREVGQHYAILSWQSEHNLPSTRLSWQAIYSNAHMPTYTTRILAGTQSFNLTHLQAETFYRVCLHLGISEGAKHASRRSRESRRTHCVSFRTKDVPEPPPSLQLSPELTSTAVTLLLLALILLLLAGQGWDTEPGEGAGKHHSTIRQEIKRPKSLNINHKTEGSNEHQLKQSEKLLLHQDC from the coding sequence ATGAGGCCGACTTTAGTGTTTCTACAGACACAGTGTCTCCTGTGTATGTTCGTTGGTATATGCGTGCCTGGCGTTGTGGGCTCACTACCTCACGCACTACCATGGCACGTCTCCTGCCCAGTGCGGTGTGTTTGTCAGATCAAGCCATGGTTCTCTCCTGATTCTGTCTACCATGAAGCTCCAACTGTGGATTGCAACGACCTGCTGTTGACCAAGCTCCCCACACCCATACccacgaacacacacaccttgcgCCTGCAGAGTAACCTTCTGTCTGAGCTCGACACTGTGGTGCTGCACGGCCTCCCCAACCTCACTGACCTTGACCTTTCCCAGAATCGCTTCAGCCGTGTCAGGTCAATAACTCAGAGCTCCTCCCTGCCCTCTCTGCTGTCGCTACACCTGGAGGAAAACCATCTCAGTCGCCTCCCTGATGCCTCCTTCTCCTCACTGCCAACTTTGCAGGAACTCTTTCTCAGCCACAATAACTTACACTCAATAGCACCTGGAGCCTTCACAGGCCTGGACTCCCTACTGCGTCTTCATATCAACAATAATAGACTCACCACTGTTGACCCTCGGTGGTTCAGTGCTTTGCCTCGCTTGGAAGTTCTCATGCTTGGAGGAAACCCTGTGGAGGCAATGCCTGAGCGGGGCTTTCTGGCCCTGAAATCCCTCCGGAGTCTTGTCCTTGGTGGTATGGGTCTAAGAGGCTTGACTGAAAAAGCACTGGAAGGGTTGGAGGACCTGGAGAGCCTCTCCTTCTATGATAACCTGCTGACAAAGGTCCCCACTCAGGCCCTGAAGAGAGTGCCAGGACTGAAGTTCCTCGACCTCAACAAAAATCGCATCAAACTGATCGAGACAGGAGACTTCCGAGACATGGTCCATCTGAAGGAGCTTGGCCTGAACAACATGGAGGAGCTGGTGTCCATTGAGAGAGCCGCCCTGGAGAACCTTCCAGAGCTCACCAAGCTCGAGATCACCAACAACCCGCGACTCTCGTACATTCATCCACAGGCTTTCCACCAGCTAAGCAGGCTGGAGAGTCTAATGCTCAACTCCAACGCTCTGAGCGCTCTGCATCAGCAAATCATGCTCTCCCTGCCGAGTCTTCAGGAGGTCAGTTTACACTCCAACCCACTGCGATGTGACTGCCTGTTTCACTGGGCCGCCGAGGAGGCCTCTCATCCTCAAGACACGCAAacggacacacaaacacctcgGATGGTGCGTTTCATCCAACCCCAGGCCACGCTGTGCTCTGAACCCCCAGAGCTGAGAGCTCGCAGGGTGAGGGAGGTGTCCTCCAGGGAGATGTCGGCCTCATGCCTCCCCATGATCCCTACCAGCTCCCTCCCCTCCTATGTTGGAGTAAGAGAAGGAGGAAAACTGGTCTTGCATTGCCGAGCTCTTGCAGATCCACAGCCTAAACTGTCCTGGGTGACTCCGTCTGGGCTGAGACTTGGTCCTGTACCTAGCCATGCATCCAAAGGTCTAACAGCTCCTGCTCCCTGCCACAGCATGGCAGCCTCTGAAGGATTCAACCACACGTCTGCTTTCCGCGTCTCTCCCAGCCAAGCTAAAGATGATACTCCTTGTAACCCCTTCAAACACTACCGGCTACTGCCTGAGGGAACTCTGGAGTTGAACAAGGTCACCCTTAGCGATGCAGGATTGTATACCTGTGTAGCTGAAAATGCCCTGGGAGCAGATACACGCAGTGTTTCTGTGGGTGTGCATGGCAGAGAAAAGAAACGAAAGAGGGGGATGGCTGCTAATATGAAGGAATATCCACTATTCAGAGCAGATGCCAAATTGGAGGTGAGGGAAGTCGGACAACACTATGCTATCCTGTCTTGGCAGAGTGAGCACAACCTCCCTTCAACTCGTCTATCCTGGCAAGCCATATACTCAAATGCACACATGCCCACATACACCACACGCATCCTGGCTGGTACACAGAGCTTCAACCTGACCCACCTGCAGGCAGAGACATTTTATCGAGTGTGTCTACATTTAGGGATCAGTGAGGGCGCCAAGCATGCCAGTAGGAGATCAAGAGAAAGCAGAAGAACTCATTGTGTTTCATTCAGGACAAAGGATGTCCCAGAGCCTCCGCCCAGCCTGCAGCTAAGCCCAGAGCTGACCTCCACAGCAGTCACACTACTGCTCCTCGCACtcatactgctgctgctggcaggCCAGGGCTGGGACACTGAGCCAGGGGAGGGGGCAGGAAAGCACCACAGTACCATCCGCCAAGAAATCAAACGTCCCAAGTCTCTGAACATAAACCATAAGACAGAAGGGAGCAACGAACATCAGCTAAAGCAGAGTGAGAAACTGCTATTACATCAGGACTGCTGA